A region from the Benincasa hispida cultivar B227 chromosome 12, ASM972705v1, whole genome shotgun sequence genome encodes:
- the LOC120067391 gene encoding blue copper protein 1a-like — MAISTSHLFVFLSIAAVAFAPSALATNYTVGDDAGWNVGVNYTLWANDKMFNVGDILIFNYPVGDHNVFKVNGSDFHDCSVPKDGQNALTTGNDAIVLAKPGKKWYICGKEGHCGKGQKLVITVMNMAPANSPLPGGSAPPPPSAATKAVVSAHFGFLALLVAVLGMMMP, encoded by the exons ATGGCCATCTCCACTTCTCATCTCTTTGTCTTCCTCTCCATTGCGGCGGTCGCTTTTGCCCCCTCCGCTCTGGCCACCAATTACACCGTCGGAGATGATGCTGGTTGGAATGTTGGTGTCAATTATACATTGTGGGCTAATGACAAAATGTTCAACGTCGGTGATATTCTCA TTTTCAACTACCCAGTAGGAGACCACAATGTGTTCAAGGTGAACGGCAGTGATTTCCACGATTGCTCAGTGCCAAAAGACGGCCAGAATGCATTGACCACCGGAAACGACGCCATTGTTCTCGCCAAACCTGGAAAAAAATGGTATATTTGTGGCAAAGAAGGGCACTGTGGGAAAGGCCAGAAGCTCGTCATTACCGTCATGAATATGGCTCCGGCCAATTCCCCACTTCCTGGTGGATCCGCTCCGCCGCCGCCATCTGCCGCCACCAAAGCGGTTGTTTCCGCCCATTTTGGCTTCCTCGCCCTGCTGGTTGCCGTCCTTGGGATGATGATGccttag